The Raphanus sativus cultivar WK10039 chromosome 2, ASM80110v3, whole genome shotgun sequence genome includes a region encoding these proteins:
- the LOC108841948 gene encoding 3-isopropylmalate dehydrogenase 2, chloroplastic-like — protein MSTSFQIHGSGIKLPVSLIPSTTKQISRVNKRDGRTRCSATTPNKKYTIAVLPGDGIGTEVTPVAVEALRLAGSLEGIDFEFKEMLVGGAAYEATGNPFPEETLKVSLESDAVYLGAVGITKKMPSSDHLPKHLKPEVGLMHIRRALGVYANLRPITVYPQLLEASSLKRSVTEGVHFMIVRELAGGLYYGKPRGFGINEEGEETGFCTEIYSSSEVDRVARIAFNMAMERRGKVCSVDKATVLESSRLWRRRVTIMSEEYPEVDLSHMLVDTSGMELIRYPKQFDVLLTTNVFGDILSDVAAMITGGIGMLPSACIGGPDVANPLAAVLTAVMLLRYGLKEEAAAKRIENAIFDTLSEGFRTRDIPTPGAKIVGCKKMGEEILKSLYVRVPSYQLN, from the exons ATGTCAACATCATTTCAGATCCACGGAAGCGGAATCAAATTACCGGTCTCACTTATTCCTAGTACTACCAAACAAATCTCTAGGGTTAATAAACGTGATGGTAGGACCAGATGCTCTGCCACCACACCAAATAAAAAGTACACCATCGCCGTCCTCCCCGGTGATGGCATCGGCACTGAAGTCACTCCAGTTGCGGTCGAAGCTCTCCGCCTCGCTGGCTCTCTCGAAg GAATTGATTTCGAGTTTAAGGAGATGTTGGTCGGTGGTGCCGCTTACGAGGCCACCGGAAATCCGTTCCCGGAAGAAACCCTAAAAGTGTCTCTTGAGTCCGACGCTGTTTACCTAGGAGCAGTTGGTATCACCAAAAAGAT GCCGTCGTCAGATCATCTACCGAAGCATCTAAAGCCTGAAGTTGGCCTGATGCATATCCGAAGAGCTCTCGGAGTATACGCTAATCTCAGACCAATCACCGTCTATCCTCAG TTATTGGAAGCTTCCTCTTTGAAAAGGAGTGTGACGGAAGGGGTTCATTTTATGATAGTAAGAGAGCTCGCTGGAG GTCTGTATTATGGAAAGCCAAGAGGCTTTGGAATCAACGAAGAGGGCGAGGAGACCGGTTTCTGCACCGAGATTTATTCCAGTAGCGAG GTTGATCGTGTCGCTCGAATTGCATTTAACATGGCAATGGAACGACGTGGCAAAGTCTGCTCAGTCGACAAAGCTACCGTCTTGGAA TCTTCGAGGCTGTGGAGGAGACGAGTGACGATTATGTCGGAAGAGTATCCAGAAGTGGATCTGTCGCATATGCTAGTGGACACATCTGGCATGGAGCTGATTCGCTACCCTAAACAA TTCGATGTACTCTTGACTACGAATGTCTTTGGAGATATCTTGTCGGATGTTGCTGCTATGATCACCGGCGGCATTGGAATGCTTCCCTCCGCCTGCATCGGAGGCCCG GACGTAGCAAATCCGTTGGCTGCGGTTCTCACGGCCGTGATGCTTCTGAGGTATGGTTTGAAGGAAGAAGCGGCCGCAAAACGCATAGAAAATGCTATTTTTGATACCTTAAGCGAAGGTTTCAGAACCCGTGATATTCCCACTCCTGGAGcc AAAATTGTGGGGTGCAAGAAGATGGGTGAAGAAATATTGAAGTCACTTTACGTCAGAGTTCCGTCGTATCAATTGAACTAG